In Populus alba chromosome 9, ASM523922v2, whole genome shotgun sequence, a genomic segment contains:
- the LOC118027715 gene encoding plant UBX domain-containing protein 1-like — translation MIVDCSSPLHLKRRRLTTVDVMEAEAAKAKFAAVKEKFGHDLHVFETSVVSSSLAQASNDEDTDDFYEFTTEDYYRLLPTKKEDKYLKTKKIREAEEAAHRSRITKTAIRIRFPDNHTLEVVFHPSEKIQSLFDLLSRVLAQPVVPFYLYTTPPKKQIKDLSQDFYSAGLVPGAIVYFSYDKPNGEDNAAFSSGPFLQEEVMSLKGLDVVPEPAEPVQTALEPVRTAPPPVPQEPKAAGKKPVKPKWLKM, via the coding sequence ATGATCGTGGATTGTTCTTCCCCTTTGCATCTAAAGAGAAGGAGACTTACCACAGTTGATGTCATGGAAGCTGAAGCTGCTAAGGCCAAGTTTGCAGCTGTTAAAGAGAAATTCGGGCATGACCTTCATGTGTTTGAAACATCGGTAGTCTCTTCGTCGTTGGCTCAAGCGTCCAATGATGAGGATACAGATGATTTTTATGAGTTCACTACAGAGGATTATTATCGACTTCTGCCGACAAAGAAggaagataaatatttaaagacaaaaaagattCGAGAAGCAGAAGAAGCTGCTCACAGGTCAAGAATAACAAAAACTGCAATTAGGATTCGTTTTCCTGATAATCATACATTGGAGGTGGTATTTCATCCATCTGAAAAGATTCAGAGCTTATTTGATCTTCTCTCAAGAGTGCTTGCTCAGCCAGTGGTACCTTTTTACTTGTATACCACTCCTCCAAAGAAGCAAATCAAAGACTTGTCACAGGATTTTTACTCGGCCGGTCTGGTTCCTGGTGCAATCGTGTATTTTTCATACGATAAGCCAAATGGAGAGGATAATGCAGCTTTCAGTTCTGGTCCCTTCCTCCAAGAAGAGGTTATGTCTTTGAAAGGTTTGGATGTTGTGCCTGAGCCAGCAGAGCCGGTCCAGACTGCCCTGGAACCTGTAAGAACAGCTCCTCCTCCGGTGCCACAAGAGCCCAAGGCTGCTGGGAAAAAACCCGTCAAGCCAAAATGGCTAAAAATGTGA